The following proteins are co-located in the Corynebacterium kalinowskii genome:
- a CDS encoding site-specific integrase — translation MSKNATDVDSLNDHGIQYARRRPVITDHERFDRLCNFSIKQPNAELAIDAIKQAATVWCLTEKKSDKRDADGVKFLATYLYKESLYWGQIDPRRALQRATAESWLASQSFAPTSARTYKAVLHTAGRVLYPAEFPPANRYSNPRAKPVDPASVELIDELYGVAATLPAVHRLRLQLILDLTTQAGLRSAEVLDLRGSDVTARILDTGERIALVRVHRRGKVDRVVPVISPARSKRLLDHAKTVGRGHFFPSPSGGRPYNSSVANVFQYLRERGFPSTTVEALRARWLVDLANSPLPAAVVFQLAGNSHYRSLATHHDHLMSMEPKGVAELMLRARRLA, via the coding sequence GTGTCCAAAAATGCCACCGATGTGGATTCCCTTAACGACCATGGGATCCAGTACGCGCGTCGCCGTCCCGTTATTACTGATCATGAGCGATTCGACAGGCTATGCAACTTTTCCATTAAACAGCCCAACGCTGAGCTTGCGATAGATGCGATTAAGCAGGCAGCCACCGTGTGGTGCCTGACTGAGAAGAAATCAGACAAACGCGATGCTGATGGTGTCAAGTTCTTAGCGACCTATCTTTACAAGGAGTCGCTGTATTGGGGTCAGATCGACCCGCGGCGAGCGTTGCAGCGTGCCACAGCGGAATCATGGCTTGCTTCCCAGTCTTTTGCTCCCACCAGTGCTAGGACGTACAAAGCTGTTCTTCATACTGCGGGTCGAGTACTGTACCCGGCAGAATTTCCGCCAGCCAATCGGTACAGCAATCCACGAGCAAAACCGGTCGACCCTGCGTCGGTCGAGCTCATTGATGAGTTGTACGGTGTCGCGGCGACACTGCCAGCCGTTCACCGATTGCGTTTGCAGTTGATTTTGGACTTGACGACTCAGGCGGGGCTGCGCTCGGCGGAGGTGCTTGATTTGCGGGGCAGTGATGTCACCGCACGAATCCTCGACACAGGCGAGCGCATAGCTCTTGTTCGTGTCCATAGGCGAGGGAAAGTCGATCGAGTCGTGCCGGTGATTTCCCCTGCTCGCAGCAAAAGGCTTCTTGACCACGCAAAAACTGTGGGGCGCGGGCACTTCTTCCCATCACCTTCGGGTGGCCGTCCATACAATTCGTCGGTTGCGAACGTCTTTCAGTATTTGCGTGAGCGGGGTTTTCCGTCTACGACCGTGGAGGCACTGCGGGCGCGTTGGCTGGTGGATCTTGCAAACTCGCCGTTGCCCGCGGCAGTGGTGTTCCAATTGGCCGGGAATTCGCATTATCGGTCCTTGGCGACCCACCATGACCATTTGATGTCGATGGAGCCGAAGGGTGTCGCTGAGCTTATGCTTCGGGCGCGGAGGTTGGCATGA